The genomic interval ctgtaaacactaaGTATCTTCAATTCCACAGCTAGAAAAGGCGACACAATAGATCCATTCATTAACAGTGTACATAAAACATAAATACGATACTGGCAACTGAcaatcatttcaaaaataagatatttcTATATGATTGATTGTGTCATCAAAACCATATGGGTCTGAGTTTTAATAACTTCTTGAATAAGATTTAAAAATTGTCACTCAGTACCAGTTACCAATTTTCAATGATAACGACATTTTCAGCTCTTATTTCAATTTACTAAGTAGTAATTGTCATCATTCAAACTATTCATAAGACAAAATAATGGTTTTTAAAATGTACAACGTATATCGTTGTAGATTGAATCATTTTGCAGTGTGTCAAAATAATCACATAGTTGTTTATAGATAATAGAAGGGGAATGTTATTAAGCtacacaattttattttatttcaaagaattgttcAATTATATGGATAAATCAGATATCAGaaagataattatataaatatgcattatattattttagaagagaaataaattcgaaaataacTTACGTTTTTCTGAGAGCAGCTCATTCTGAACAATTTCGTTAAATTTCTTAATACTATCCTTGTCATCTGTATGATggaaaagaattaaaaatggTAAACCTTCTTCAGTTAGTTCTTCGGcattttcaaatgttatttcTCTAACCAGTGGTACACATTTTTCCGACGCCCAAATGTGTAATTCATCAAAATTATTCAGTCCACCTGGGTACGTCTCATCCAGGTCATTTGAACGTAATTTATTAGGTCTAAATACAATTATTGGTTGACCTGCTGGGTGCATTTCCCTAGAAGCTTCCTCGAAACCCACATGAAATTGACAATCATCTTTTAGGTTAGTGGCTACGCGTCGGAAAATGCTATATTCTGGTTGGTCACGACGGTCGAAATAACCttaaatatattcaacaaaTTCGCTGATAAATGATCTTGATTTTACgtcttttttaattaatatgaaaaatagtaGACTTTCTCAACGAccactattttaataaatatattattagaataaatcaTAAAAGACCTGATACGTTATCAAAATACTTCACTAAACTGAAATCAAAGAAGTAATAGCATAACTATGATGCTGTTTACATAAGACAATATTCCGAAAATGCTACAAAGTTTCGAACAAAccccaattatttttcttcctaGTTGAAATGTTTGTACTATAAAAGTGTGCTGTGTATTGAAAACAGAATAATAAAACAGATGAGGTCTATGAAAATTGGTAGATTAATACACGTATCAAAGTTTTAAATTGGCACTTGTGAATTATGGAGTTAACTATACTATAGAACCTAATATTTCACTAGTCAACAGTCAATGAATCAGCTATAATAGGAAAgcttatttgtaataaataaaagaagaggATTATTGAAAAATCGTTTCCAATCTTTCTAAAGTtctgaattgaaatatttaactcaaaatttaactgaatcttcattttgaaataatactcttaggtgaaatttaaaaatgtttcaattgcttaattatttttcttcattattgaCTTTCccatatttatgtaaatatattatttctaaaaattctcgtTTTTATATTGGATtctgtattaaaaatatttgtatatttataaatatgttgttTCATTGTTGccgttttattttttcattgtattgacaatgttttatcttttttccaaatattgtgaTATTTGTTCCATATAAATAAGACAATGTTTACATATAAAACGAAATGTTAAAAACAtcattacaataatttaatgtaACTTAATAAACagactaagttggaatttctggaactgttagtgatattcatactcAACACACTTTTTATGCTATCaatacaccaatactcacaattacattgtctcgcacgcgtttcgataaccaacttaacgtcttcagagaccaaAAGTGAACcatcagtctctgaagacgataactataaaattgaagaaaagtaTGGTGAACATTTTGCAGCAATGACAAGAAATCATGCAAATCATTATGTAATCCACTACcatcaataattttgtatatgtattttaaatttttttacaaatgatTGAAGAAGGTCAACTGAAAATCAAGATCGTTTTCACTACCTCATCATCTAATAAACATgtgaaaatttatcaacaaaaatgtcactgtttataatttcaattttattatttttcaacagcTCATTTAATCTAGTCCTTAAAAGATAGCAGCCCTCATATCATCATTAAGTATATACCATCTCTAATATCAGtcatataaaacataaaaaagaaaaataacttaCCGATGATTATTCTTTTATCAGATTCTAAAGCTCCCAATTCCCTTAACTCTTTGAATTCCTTAACGGGATCTTCCAATTGATCCTTAATAAATTTAGTGAAAGCTTCAACGGACCTCTGCCCCCTGTACTCTCTTTTAGCGGGTTGTCCATTGCGAATAACCTTTAGCGTCGGATATTTTGTAATGTGAAATCGAGATGAGATAGAACTTTCTTTATCACAATCAACTTTGCCTAATACAACCTTTCCGGCTTCTGGAAATTCCTTAGCAATTGCATCTGCCGATTCATCAAAAATTGGCATGAGGAGATTGCTAAATCTACACCAATCagcataaaaatttataaatactaaTTCATTGGAAGCTGgaacaaataaaatgatatttaatctataaatatatagacTGGAACTTATAatgtcaaattaaattttaagtACACATAGCTAGacatgttttattgaaaatactggtAGTTGTGAAAGCACCATGATTCCACTTAAAAtacccaaaaataaaaaaaatttgtttagtagTAATTCTCAAAGGATAAAAAAGAAAGATGAAGGGatatttctgaataaaaatttgtcaaaatgtgTAATATTGCCTTACAACCCCAATTTGGCATCCAATGAAAGCTATTATCTCCTGACAGAGCAGAATGCTTTAAAGAGTGGTTCAATCACAAATAAAAGtgtataaatgttgaaaaacaatatatttataaaataccccaaaaagaaattttaaatagcacaaaatactgaagccaaagaattttcaaagcaaagaaacattaaaaatctTGGAAGCAGACAAATCCAATAAAACTGTTATTGACATCCAAAGATggaagtaataaaattatagttactGAGTGATAAGACAAACAAAAGAAGGAGTGAAGAAGAAAGAACGAAGAAACTTGGTAAGGAAAATTCAATCAAAGGATTTTGAATCCTGATATATAACAGTAAACCATACATGGGGTTGGACAGATATTTGTGAGTTTCTATAATAGGTATTGTCAATCTTGCCTTATACCTACAAGGCATgtgaaacataataataataataccaatAATAATGATTGTGCAATATATAAGAACAAAAATATCAGATACAACATATTTGAAGGTATATTAACAAGTTGTTGGCTGTGCTGCAGGTGCATTCATATCAAATATTACAGCACATTTAGTAACAAAATACATCCAAGTAacgtttgaatttttatatatgcaGTCATAACTCAGAATgtagaatatcaaaaaaaatagaTTCTCATGAAGTCTTTGACACTAAAAACtgctacaaaaaattttactttatttctcCAAGACAAAATATAATCGTTTGGACCTTTGATAAAGCtgtgaataatatatttatatgttttggCTTACCCAAAGTCATATctaaattttgttgatttaattGTACAGCACCACTATCAGTTTGATCAAGAATATAGACAATCTGTAAAGTAAAGAAAGAGAATATTATTGGGCAAGGTAGACCtgtagtatttataaaatacattcaattagcttgatataaaatatcctctaatttgtaaataattataattattttacacctaaaatacttaataGGGTTTCTTAGCATATTTTTCAACGAACAGGGGGTTTATACTtactgtaattaaaaaaaataatgtaaccTTAATGTTGAACATATTCAGTGTTATAAAATTCAACATCACCATAAAATTAATgagtacaaataaaaatattctgttttaccgactttttattgataatatctGTAAATGCGGCATTTAATGTTGAACATCTAACGTCATCTACTTCATTTCTAACCAAGATAAtctactttttcatattttgacaaATTGAAATCAGGTAAATTGACTTTTCCTATGACAATTCAATGGTGACAACTGACAATTGAATGTCATAATAACGATCAAATCAAACCAtagatcaaaaatatttgttttgtatacGGGTCcgattccgaatcagtttaggAACGATCtcacacaaatttttaaaactactGTTCGCGCAACGCTAGATTTTGGTTTTTTAGTAACAATTCCGTGTTCGCGGGTTAcatcgattttattaattattgattacATTCGCGGTATATCAACATCCAACGTAGGCAAA from Diorhabda sublineata isolate icDioSubl1.1 chromosome 8, icDioSubl1.1, whole genome shotgun sequence carries:
- the LOC130447936 gene encoding endoplasmic reticulum resident protein 44: MVMLNFITLNMFNIKVTLFFLITIVYILDQTDSGAVQLNQQNLDMTLASNELVFINFYADWCRFSNLLMPIFDESADAIAKEFPEAGKVVLGKVDCDKESSISSRFHITKYPTLKVIRNGQPAKREYRGQRSVEAFTKFIKDQLEDPVKEFKELRELGALESDKRIIIGYFDRRDQPEYSIFRRVATNLKDDCQFHVGFEEASREMHPAGQPIIVFRPNKLRSNDLDETYPGGLNNFDELHIWASEKCVPLVREITFENAEELTEEGLPFLILFHHTDDKDSIKKFNEIVQNELLSEKQSINFLTADGKKFAHPLHHLGKSEKDLPLIAIDSFRHMYLFPNYKDIEIPGKLKQFLKDLYSGKLHREFHYGPDSDTNTEQDITTPPVSSFKKLAPSKNRYTLLDKDEL